A window from Drosophila nasuta strain 15112-1781.00 chromosome 3, ASM2355853v1, whole genome shotgun sequence encodes these proteins:
- the LOC132793597 gene encoding small ribosomal subunit protein mS31 — protein MLALRSTQRLSIRALLPAVCKNVGLVNYSSSSQSKDDDGSSSSDDEKKAKKSRKPAEPTETAAQRLNRLLGSMQTQSNDQLTATEFPRPGDANRRRREALKQDPASNKDVITAAKNIASMLGSSESDKKQTESELLAKLLGHNLDVAPTADGAPGDAKATAGAESSATEKELNLSDIIVGMKIDRRQQPAHQEQTRGEYVRRSLASRPQSRSDDRKHQKQQRPQRHVKREAEVFTGSVNLYGSEPLGIFTKAATTLQDSPDILSTWSSLSERELKLQAAQPPANHFEQMIQWTTQGKLWRFPINNEQDLQEEANVDFSEHIFLEQHLEGWCPTKGPIRHFMELVCVGLSKNPYVTAQEKQEHILWFRDYFEAKKDILKDLMSKEGIEKIKSVSA, from the exons tgCTCTGCTGCCGGCTGTATGCAAAAACGTGGGACTCGTCAACTACTCTAGCAGCTCGCAATCCAAAGACGACGAtggctcctcctcctccgatGATGAGAAGAAAGCCAAAAAGTCACGCAAGCCGGCTGAGCCAACAGAAACAGCGGCACAGCGTTTGAATCGTTTGCTGGGCAGTATGCAAACGCAGTCCAATGATCAGTTGACTGCCACGGAGTTTCCACGTCCCGGCGATGCTAATCGACGGCGCCGGGAGGCTCTGAAGCAGGACCCTGCCTCTAACAAGGATGTGATCACAGCTGCCAAGAATATAGCCAGCATGTTGGGCAGCAGCGAAAGCGATAAGAAGCAAACTGAATCCGAGTTGCTGGCCAAGCTGCTAGGACATAATTTGGATGTTGCACCTACTGCAGATGGAGCTCCAGGCGATGCCAAAGCCACAGCAGGAGCGGAGTCCAGTGCCACAGAAAAGGAACTGAATTTGAG TGATATAATTGTGGGCATGAAGATTGATCGTCGCCAGCAGCCAGCTCATCAAGAACAGACTCGCGGCGAGTATGTCCGTCGCTCGCTGGCATCTCGTCCCCAATCCCGTTCGGACGACCGCAAACATCAAAAGCAACAGCGACCACAACGTCACGTGAAGCGCGAAGCCGAAGTTTTCACGGGCAGTGTTAATTTATATGGCAGCGAACCGTTGGGCATCTTTACCAAAGCTGCTACCACGTTGCAGGATTCACCTGACATTTTGTCCACCTGGTCGTCGCTTAGCGAACGTGAATTAAAGCTGCAGGCAGCGCAGCCGCCAGCAAACCATTTCGAACAAATGATTCAGTGGACAACGCAGGGAAAACTCTGGCGTTTCCCCATCAACAACGAGCAGGATCTGCAGGAGGAGGCGAACGTGGACTTTTCCGAGCACATCTTTCTCGAACAGCATTTGGAGGGCTGGTGTCCCACCAAAGGACCCATTCGCCATTTCATGGAGCTGGTGTGCGTCGGTCTCTCCAAGAATCCCTATGTGACGGCGCAAGAGAAACAGGAGCACATTTTGTGGTTCCGCGATTATTTTGAGGCCAAGAAGGACATACTCAAGGATCTGATGAGCAAAGAGGGCATTGAGAAAATCAAAAGCGTTTccgcttaa
- the LOC132793600 gene encoding serine/threonine-protein kinase tricornered translates to MMSSRTDTDGSSIRFSDHTLDKATKAKVTLENYYSNLVTQYGERKQRLAKLEAQLKDESLTDSQRQEKRLQHAQKETEYLRLKRLRLGVEDFEALKVIGRGAFGEVRLVQKKDTGHVYAMKVLRKADMLEKEQVAHVRAERDVLVEADHQWVVKMYYSFQDQVNLYLIMEFLPGGDMMTLLMKKDTLSEECTQFYISETALAIDSIHKLGFIHRDIKPDNLLLDARGHLKLSDFGLCTGLKKSHRTDFYRDLSQAKPSDFIGTCASPMDSKRRAESWKRNRRALAYSTVGTPDYIAPEVFLQTGYGPACDWWSLGVIMYEMLMGYPPFCSDNPQDTYRKVMNWRETLIFPPEIPISEEAKETIINFCCEADRRLGSQRGLEDLKSVPFFRGVDWEHIRERPAAIPVEVRSIDDTSNFDEFPDVSLEIPSAPVPQGGEIAKDWVFINYTYKRFEVRNLE, encoded by the exons ATGATGAGCAGCAGAACGGACACGGACGGCTCCTCCATACGTTTCAGCGATCACACACTGGACAAAGCCACCAAGGCCAAGGTGACGTTGGAGAATTACTACAGCAATTTGGTGACACAATACGGCGAACGCAAACAACGCCTGGCCAAATTGGAGGCGCAGCTGAAGGACGAAAGTCTAACAGACTCGCAAAGGCAGGAGAAACGCTTACAACATGCGCAAAAGGAGACGGAATATTTGCGCCTCAAGCGATTGCGTCTCGGTGTCGAAGACTTTGAGGCATTGAAAGTTATTGGTCGCGGCGCCTTCGGTGAGGTGCGTTTAGTGCAAAAAAAGGACACGGGACATGTGTATGCAATGAAGGTGCTACGGAAAGCAGACATGCTTGAAAAGGAGCAAGTGGCCCACGTACGCGCTGAGCGCGATGTTCTCGTCGAGGCCGATCATCAATGGGTGGTCAAAATGTACTACAGTTTTCAG GATCAGgtcaatttatatttgataatgGAGTTCTTGCCCGGCGGTGATATGATGACGCTTCTCATGAAAAAGGACACGCTATCCGAGGAGTGCACACAGTTCTATATTAGCGAAACGGCGTTAGCGATTGACTCGATACACAAGCTCGGTTTCATACACAGAGACATCAAGCCGGACAACTTGCTGCTGGACGCGCGAGGGCATCTAAAG CTCTCTGATTTTGGACTGTGCACAGGTCTAAAGAAGTCGCATCGCACAGACTTTTATCGTGATCTGTCGCAGGCGAAACCATCCGATTTCATTGGCACCTGCGCCAG TCCCATGGACTCGAAGCGACGGGCCGAATCATGGAAACGGAATCGACGTGCCCTCGCCTACAGTACAGTGGGCACGCCCGATTATATAGCACCCGAAGTATTCCTGCAAACCGGCTATGGACCCGCCTGTGATTGGTGGTCACTGGGCGTGATTATGTACGAAATGCTTATGGGTTATCCGCCATTCTGTTCGGACAATCCACAAGACACGTATCGCAAGGTGATGAACTGGCGCGAGACATTAATCTTTCCGCCCGAAATTCCCATATCGGAGGAGGCCAAAGAGACGATTATTAATTTCTGCTGCGAAGCCGATCGCCGTCTTGGTTCGCAACGTGGTCTCGAGGATCTGAAGTCGGTGCCGTTCTTTCGTGGCGTTGACTGGGAACACATTCGTGAGCGCCCCGCTGCCATACCCGTCGAGGTGCGATCCATTGACGATACGTCCAATTTCGATGAGTTTCCCGATGTCTCACTGGAGATAC CATCAGCGCCTGTGCCGCAGGGCGGCGAAATTGCCAAGGATTGGGTCTTCATCAATTATACGTACAAGCGCTTTGAGGTGCGAAATTTGGAGTGA
- the LOC132793596 gene encoding uncharacterized protein LOC132793596 — protein sequence MARTTDFSDINFNCLLLIFKLLHNLEDQVNFALCGRRFRDAFVYIHRRRFEEIVDSDIKLKSLDDWRAFLWMCGANVKSLECHRDDDHPLQLMPLVAKYCSRLESITLRNATVARTQPFLLQLSTLRKVYVRNYKSTSKDLIRNMRFRLPYIQNLGLECFERRELQELRYFVNLEELQMYDEVTSSDFIAITKSLRSLRILQLRNAKRFLTTQTLKHLAAHCGRLEKLSFQDSDAELTALTLFSYLRYLQLYCPDNQKTRLFKTLANKCAPHLEYLILHRKQWIDEEQAHFIGSIKSLKWLVCKPRNDSCVHHLGNLTQLECLSVQCARDIGETELLHLVRNNDQLRYLNICYCLGITDSFVVDLLDILVRRHNHQPLELYAAATDIRHDIMEKLPADYASKLLILHFECSQGIRSSEHYYNDEPEFDR from the exons ATGGCGCGTACAACGGACTTTTCGGacatcaatttcaattgtttgctGTTAATCTTCAAACTACTGCACAACCTCGAGGATCAAGTCAATTTCGCACTATGTGGTCGACGATTTCGTGATGCCTTTGTTTATATACATCGCCGGCGCTTCGAGGAAATTGTCGATAGCGACATTAAACTGAAGAGTCTTGATGACTGGCGTGCCTTTCTATGGATGTGCGGTGCTAACGTGAAATCATTAGAATGCCATCGTGACGATGACCATCCGTTGCAACTGATGCCACTGGTGGCCAAATATTGTAGCCGCCTCGAGAGCATCACACTTCGCAATGCGACGGTGGCCCGAACACAGCCTTTCTTACTGCAGCTGAGCACATTGAGGAAGGTCTATGTGCGCAATTACAAGAGCACAAGCAAAGATCTAATCAGAAACATGCGCTTTCGCTTGCCTTACATACAGAACTTGGGCTTGGAGTGCTTTGAGCGTCGCGAAC TGCAAGAGCTTCGCTATTTTGTAAATCTCGAGGAGCTGCAAATGTACGACGAGGTGACGTCCTCTGACTTTATTGCTATCACCAAATCTCTCAGGAGCTTGCGGATTCTGCAGTTGCGCAATGCCAAGCGATTTTTGACCACACAAACGCTGAAACATTTGGCCGCCCATTGCGGCCGCCTAGAGAAGCTATCGTTTCAAGATAGCGATGCTGAACTCACTGCCCTCACATTGTTTTCTTATCTACGCTATTTGCAACTTTATTGTCCCGATAATCAAAAGACACGCTTATTCAAAACGCTGGCTAACAAATGTGCACCACATTTGGAATATCTGATATTGCATCGCAAGCAGTGGATCGATGAGGAGCAGGCACATTTTATTGGATCGATTAAATCGCTTAAGTGGCTCGTCTGTAAGCCGCGTAATGACTCCTGTGTACATCACTTGGGGAATCTAACACAACTTGAGTGCCTGTCGGTGCAGTGTGCGCGGGATATTGGCGAAACGGAGTTGCTACATCTGGTCCGTAACAATGATCAGTTGaggtatttaaatatttgctattgCCTGGGAATAACAGATTCGTTTGTGGTCGATTTGCTGGATATTTTAGTCAGGCGACACAATCATCAACCGTTGGAACTGTACGCTGCTGCGACAGATATTAGACACGACATCATGGAAAAA CTGCCAGCTGACTATGCGTCCAAATTGTTAATACTGCACTTTGAGTGCAGTCAAGGCATACGTTCTAGTGAGCATTATTACAACGATGAACCGGAATTTGATCGCTAG
- the LOC132793595 gene encoding LOW QUALITY PROTEIN: E3 ubiquitin-protein ligase mind-bomb (The sequence of the model RefSeq protein was modified relative to this genomic sequence to represent the inferred CDS: deleted 2 bases in 2 codons): protein MSCAATLTAAKDSTNAAASGASSASATSASSTVGVVVSGGGGGSSSAVAAGVGNGSSGGGSAGIAAGSAAAVARRFSMEGVGARVIRGPDWKWNKQDGGEGHVGTVRNFESAEEVVVVWDNGTAANYRCAGAYDLRILDSAPTGVKHEGTMCDTCRQQPIFGIRWKCAECINYDLCSICYHGDKHHLRHRFYRISTPGGERAMLEPRRKSKKVLARGIFPGARVVRGVDWQWEDQDGGVGRRGKVNEIQDWSSASPRSAAYVIWDNGSKNLYRVGFEGMADLKVVNDAKGSNVYRDHLPLLGENGPGKGPHGFQIGDKVTVDLDLEIVQSLQHGHGGWTDGMFECLSNAGMVVGIDEDHDIVVAYNSGNRWTFNPAVLTKVSSPTTAPPEFQVGDIVKICSDVESIKMLQRGHGEWADAMQLTLGKIGRVQQVYHDNDLKVEVGNTSWTYNPLAVCKVLSTGAAGAATNATGDGNCAPVIPSGERLSAILKKLFEPNVSGDATEEFVKAAANGFASRCEEYLAGAGQPSTSSAAAAAAAGSPSGVAVPEVNVNGVFAGHTALQAASQNGHIEVIQVLLRHAVDVEIEDKDGDRAVHHAAFGDEAAVIEILAKAGADLNARNKRRQTSLHIAVNKGHLNVVKTLLTLGCHPSLQDSEGDTPLHDAISKEHDEMLSLLLDFGADITLNNNNGFNALHHAALKGNPSAMRILLTKTNRPWIVEEKKDDGYTALHLAALNNHVEIAELLVHMGKANMDRQNVNLQTALHLAVERQHVQIVKLLVQDGADLNIADKDGDTPLHEALRHHTLSQLKQLQDVEGFGKLLMGLRNANNKKASASIACFLAANGADLTLKNRKLQTPLDLCPDPNLCKTLLKCYNERKTDDAELPGNVAGTSLNARARAQSAAAAGGGGSTGGVAAGMHQSATANIPLNTVASGSAFNLNGLAADMAQSQHAESSSSRKNSAAAGNNNTKPASLEECLVCSDAKRDTVFKPCGHVSCCETCAPRVKKCLICRETVASREKIDECLVCSDRRAAVFFRPCGHMVACEHCSALMKKCVLCRTQIDEMLSFTLCCGGNGTAEKVSIAGTACLTVSEDKFIEPPCVNTSGHSVAMNNTVVTPVAGGGNNSTNNGSNQLNSQNNLLAAAAAANVNNAPATGMLAPSNVNNFQMDDVQKLKQQLQDIKEQTMCPVCFDRIKNMVFLCGHGTCQMCGDQIEGCPICRKTVEKRILLF, encoded by the exons ATGTCCTGCGCTGCGACCTTAACAGCGGCGAAAGACTCAACAAATGCGGCTGCCAGCGGAGCATCTTCTGCCTCAGCCACTTCGGCTTCCTCCACAGTGGGTGTGGTAgtcagcggcggcggcggaggcagcagcagcgctgtTGCAGCTGGTGTGGGCAACGGGAGCAGCGGGGGCGGCAGTGCAGGTATTGCTGCTGGCTCGGCCGCAGCTGTCGCTCGACGTTTTTCCATGGAGGGAGTTGGGGCTCGTGTCATACGCGGTCCAGACTGGAAGTGGAACAAGCAG GATGGCGGCGAGGGTCACGTGGGCACCGTACGCAACTTTGAATCCGCCGAGGAAGTTGTCGTCGTTTGGGACAATGGCACAGCAGCCAATTATCGCTGTGCCGGCGCCTACGATTTGCGTATTCTGGACAGCGCTCCGACGGGAGTGAAGCATGAGGGCACCATGTGCGACACCTGCAGACAGCAACCGATCTTTGGCATACGCTGGAAGTGTGCCGAGTGCATCAACTACGATCTGTGCTCGATTTGTTATCACGGTGACAAGCATCACTTGCGTCATCGCTTCTACAGGATAAGCACACCGGGCGGTGAACGTGCAATGCTCGAACCACGTCGCAAATCCAAAAAAGTGCTGGCACGTGGCATTTTCCCAGGCGCACGTGTTGTGCGTGGCGTCGACTGGCAGTGGGAGGATCAGGACGGAGGCGTCGGACGGCGTGGCAAAGTCAATGAGATACAGGATTGGTCGTCGGCCTCGCCACGCTCTGCAGCCTATGTCATCTGGGACAATGGCTCGAAAAATCTGTATCGCGTGGGCTTCGAGGGAATGGCCGATCTGAAGGTGGTCAATGATGCCAAGGGCAGCAATGTGTATCGCGATCATTTGCCGCTGCTGGGCGAGAATGGACCGGGCAAGGGGCCGCATGGCTTC CAAATTGGCGACAAGGTCACCGTCGATTTGGATCTGGAGATTGTGCAATCCCTGCAGCATGGACACGGCGGCTGGACCGACGGCATGTTTGAATGCCTCAGCAATGCCGGCATGGTCGTGGGCATCGATGAGGATCATGACATTGTTGTAGCCTACAACTCCGGCAATCGTTGGACTTTCAATCCAGCGGTGCTCACTAAGGTGTCGTCACCAACGACAGCGCCACCGGAGTTCCAAGTGGGCGATATTGTCAAGATCTGTTCGGATGTGGAGAGCATCAAGATGCTGCAACGTGGTCATGGCGAATGGGCCGATGCCATGCAGCTGACGCTGGGCAAAATTGGACGTGTGCAGCAGGTGTATCATGACAATGACCTCAAGGTGGAGGTGGGCAACACCTCGTGGACTTACAAT CCCCTGGCTGTCTGCAAGGTGCTGTCGACTGGTGCCGCAGGTGCTGCCACTAATGCGACTGGTGATGGCAATTGTGCTCCGGTTATTCCCAGTGGTGAACGTTTGTCCGCCATACTGAAGAAGCTCTTCGAGCCGAATGTATCGGGTGATGCCACCGAGGAATTTGTCAAGGCCGCCGCCAATGGATTTGCC TCCCGCTGCGAGGAGTATTTGGCTGGCGCTGGACAGCCTTCGACTTCGAGCGCAGCAGCCGCTGCGGCAGCAGGAAGTCCCAGTGGCGTTGCTGTGCCCGAGGTGAATGTGAATGGCGTCTTTGCGGGTCACACTGCACTGCAGGCGGCCAGCCAGAACGGACATATCGAGGTCATTCAAGTGCTGTTGCGTCATGCCGTCGACGTGGAGATTGAGGACAAGGACGGCGATCGTGCTGTGCATCATGCCGCCTTTGGCGATGAGGCGGCTGTCATCGAGATATTGGCCAAGGCTGGAGCGGATTTGAATGCGCGCAACAAGCGTCGCCAGACATCGCTGCATATTGCCGTCAACAAGGGGCATTTGAATGTGGTGAAGACGCTGCTTACGCTCGGCTGCCATCCCAGTCTGCAGGACTCCGAGGGCGATACGCCGCTGCACGATGCCATATCAAAG GAGCACGATGAGATGCTTTCACTGCTGCTGGACTTTGGCGCCGACATCAcgctgaacaacaacaacggcttCAATGCCTTGCATCATGCAGCGCTCAAGGGGAATCCGAGCGCAATGCGCATACTATTGACAAAAACCAATCGTCCCTGGATTGTGGAGGAGAAGAAGGACGATGGATATACTGCACTCCACTTGGCGGCACTCAACAATCATGTGGAAATCGCCGAGCTGCTTGTGCACATGGGCAAAGCCAATATGGATCGACAGAATGTGAATCTGCAGACGGCTTTGCACTTGGCCGTGGAGCGGCAGCATGTGCAGATTGTCAAGCTGTTGGTGCAGGATGGCGCCGATTTGAATATTGCCGACAAGGATGGTGATACACCTCTGCATGAGGCACTGCGTCATCATACGTTGTCGCAGCTGAAGCAGCTGCAGGATGTCGAAGGATTTGGCAAGCTGCTGATGGGATTGCGTAATGCCAATAACAAGAAGGCATCGGCATCGATTGCTTGCTTCTTGGCAGCCAATGGCGCTGATTTGACACTCAAGAATCGCAAGCTGCAGACGCCACTAGATCTGTGCCCGGATCCCAATCTGTGCAAGACGCTGCTAAAGTGTTACAACGAGCGCAAGACCGACGATGCCGAGTTGCCCGGCAATGTGGCGGGCACCAGTCTCAATGCACGAGCTCGTGCCCAAAGCGCTGCAGCAGCTGGTGGAGGAGGCAGCACTGGAGGAGTTGCAGCTGGCATGCATCAGTCTGCCACAGCGAATATACCGCTCAATACCGTGGCATCGGGCAGCGCCTTCAATCTCAATGGTCTGGCTGCGGACATGGCGCAATCACAGCACGCGGAGTCGAGCAGCAGCCGCAAGAATAGCGCAGCAGCtggcaacaataacacaaaGCCGGCCAGCTTGGAGGAGTGTCTGGTGTGCTCGGATGCCAAGCGCGATACGGTCTTCAAGCCCTGCGGCCATGTGAGCTGCTGTGAGACTTGTGCGCCGCGTGTCAAGAAGTGTCTCATTTGTCGTGAAACTGTCGCATCGCGTGAGAAGATTGACGAATGTCTCGTCTGCTCGGATCGTCGTGCGGCTGTCTTCTTTCGTCCATGCGGTCACATGGTTGCCTGCGAGCATTGCAGTGCACTGATGAAGAAGTGTGTGCTCTGTCGCACCCAAATCGATGAGATGCTCTCGTTTACGCTGTGCTGCGGCGGCAATGGCACCGCCGAGAAGGTCAGCATTGCTGGCACCGCTTGCCTTACGGTCAGCGAGGATAAGTTCATTGAGCCACCGTGTGTGAATACTTCGGGACATAGTGTGGCAATGAATAATACTGTGGTTACTCCGGTGGCTGgtggtggcaacaacagcaccaacaacggcagcaatcAATTGAATAGCCAGAACAATTTGTTAGCTGCTGCCGCAGCTGCGAATGTTAATAATGCGCCAGCGACTGGCATGCTGGCGCCCTCGAATGTCAACAATTTCCAAATGGACGATGTGCAGAAGCTCAAGCAACAGCTGCAAGACATCAAAGAACAG ACCATGTGCCCCGTTTGCTTCGATCGCATTAAGAATATGGTATTTCTCTGTGGACACGGCACCTGTCAAATGTGCGGCGATCAAATCGAAGGTTGCCCCATTTGCCGCAAGACAGTGGAGAAGCGCATCTTGTTGTTCTGA